The genomic stretch tttagttatttttaaagtaatataaatttatcaataaacTCTTATTTGAGCCGTTGTGATTCCTCGTCCTCATTGAAACAAACTACAATGAGATGAAATGGATGGAAGCCAAAACCTTCGGTCGTTTTTCTGAACAAAAAACACCAGTTTCATGCGAAAGTTAGTCATCATCTATCCGGCCCTTCCCAGGCAATCGTAATCGATCGATAATGGAAAacaatttgaataaaaaggGTTGAgagagtgtttttttaatgaaatttgattatttttttcccagAAAAGTGATAAAAGAAGTGATTTGGAAGGGGTTGCAAGGCCTATATATACCCACCATTCTTTACAAGAATATATATCTGCTACACTGTTATCATCACTATTGACATGCTTATAGATAATGAATTCATCTTGGAGCTCATAGTATAATGATGCTGTTGATAGCACCTTGAAGCTTCGAGGTCTGTAACTTGCACTCTTAATAATCCAACCGATAGCATGGATCAGTCTGATTCAATAGCATGTTCCACGCATCATTTGCTCTAGAGTATGCGACAGTAATTAGATCAAGGGCTCTTTGAATTGCAGGACTTCAGCATCATTTGATTCATGAATACGTCCCTGCTGCTGTGGAGAAGATGCAAAGAGAACAACCTTTATGATCTCTTTgggtacctttttttttataaaaaaaatgatggtagTTGTTGTTTCAGtgattataacaataataatgataaagtgATAATTAAAGAGTTATGGTGAGATGATGATAAAATCATGTATGTTATTAATAATATGGTTGTTGTAGTTGTGGTGGAGGGTGATAGATGTTAAAAGTCATGCTAAGAATATGAAATGGTGattgtattaataataaaatagtagtTATGGTGGTGGATAGCAATAATGggattaattatatcaatggtGTCAATGATTGTGAGGGTGATAAAGATGATAGTCCAAGAGATGAAGTGATAGTTTATATGAatctctatttgtttttataaagttaatgtatttttttatgaactattaataaataattgaaaaatatttatcataaatttattttctaatgtttttttatttaccttgaaaaatgaaaaaagaaatttcagaaaaatattttttatacaaaaaaaaaaaaaaaaaaaaccttagaacCCCATCAATCGCTAACAAACCTGGCTTAACTAGCATTGAAAGAACTTGAGAGGCCATATAAAATCGAAGAGgaaacatgaaattaaacacaaattagtTATGTATTTACCAATATGGCATCTGAagctacatatatatatttatttatttattttcggtCTCTTGATCTTGTActagaatttattttatgagaGACACAAAACAGCGCCACATGAACATACTTCATCTATATAGACACCCTCTATAAGTTGGTGTCCAGTAATCAGATCCTGCGTTGTCGTGATAAATTTGAGGGGTGGAAGAAACAGGAACTAAACAAAGACCTCTGCTTTTGAGATCAAGCTTCGCATCTCCCTTGTCTTTTCTATCCAAGCCTACCCAAGGATCCTGAAATAAAAGCTGAGCGTGTTAATTATAGCTCGAAGGTGCTACTTCACCCTAAGAAAACAGTACAGTACTATATTATATCGCGCATGGCCGTAATTGCTTACATTTTGTGAATTCGTAGTCTTCATGTAAGGATTGATCAATAGCTGCAAACATAAGGCAGAGTGCTAGCTATCaagaaatgattatttttttaacttaatcaaGTAAATTAAAGGTGTGGATTAAGCTAACATGACCGACAATATATCCTTATCTTTTTACTACTGCCAGTCACACAACCTTTTCTTCCATGATTTCTCATAAAAAACGATGGATCGAACTCACAATTCTTACAATAAACGATGGATCGACACCATATTTACGTTCTAGTGGGTGATTAGACAAAGGATATGTCAAGATAAGATGATCACCTGCACCTGCCCTTGCAAGAATTTAATGTATTGAATCGCTTCGTATAGCACCGAGGCTGTATCAGTCTGAAATTTAAACGAAAAGGAAAAGATATTGATTACAGCAAAAAGGGTAGCATGATTAATGAGAGAGATAAAGAAGAATAGAAGaacatgttttgtttaaaataaaggtATTCATAATGCTCATCGTGCTTACCCTTCCAAACGGCGAGACAATTTGCTGAAGGGCCGTGACTCTTTCCGAAAGCTTGACTTTTGATGCTTGCatctattaaaacaaaaaacaaagaaaagaagaaatttccACTAGCCATTATCATTAGCTTTAATTAGTGCGTCGGTACTCTTCTAATTGGGTAGTCCTAAGGGATGATATATACTAGCGCTCCATCTCTTTGTATAATAGCTCTCAATCATTtgaaaaagagagataaaattgaagaaatgaagaGGGAAAAAGGAGTTCTATTATGATCTTCCGTCCTGTATATGTACCTTTACTGGTGAAACTGTAGAGCTCTCATGCTTAGCTTTCTTTACAGCCGTCTCCGAAGTTTCTTCacgtcttttctttctttcatttgttGTTCCATGCCCTTTTCCAATCTGCATGCAATATATATACTCAGATACTTTGCTGAGTATTAATTTTcggcaaataaaaatttaccacGATTAATTACTGATCTGCTCTCTACAAATTATTGATCATGAGGAATTAATATTAGAAGCAGCAGTTGCACGGGCTAGAGGTCACGTAATTAACATACGGAGAAAGGCGAGCAAAAACTATATATCAATAGCTGATTAGTAAAAGATTCTCACCGGAGAAGAAGTTTGGATTCCTTGCTTTCTACTATCAGATAAATTGATCGATTTAAAGCAAGGTTTAGGCACTTGAAAATCAACCAGTGGCTTGCTTAATCGATTAGTAAACGTTAAAACATCTGCAAAGTTTCTCGCACTTCTGCTTGTAGCATCAGGCATGCCATAGTAGTATTTGCTGTTATCTCCTACCACTGAGCTGTTAAGGCCAATATTGTATCCAACACCATTGCTATTAAATGACCGTCTAAAAGGGGCCGTAGGTCTTCCACGGTGGTCGTTATCTACTTTAGGATCACGGCTATAACATGATTGAAAACCTGAGTTTCTGCTTTCTCCCACTAAACATGGTGTGGAGTTGCTGTAAGTTTGATGCTGGTTTGAGTAGTGATTATTTACAGAAGGGTTCAGGGATGTGTTGCCTGTCAGTGGATCGAATGATTGCCGTTTTACTTCTGGGTTTGGTGGAGCAATACGCAAGTGGCTGACCAACTTGTTCAACCTTCCACTTCCGATCAAGCTCTCACTGAAACCATTTAATTGCTTTTCGAAGTTGTTAAAGGACGTAGGATTCGTTAATTCCCAATTGTTGTCCATTTTCTTGAAGTAGTCACAGGCTGGTCCAAATATGCCAGATGACATAGTACTAGTAGTCTTGGATGACAAAGCGTCAAGTAAGTTCTCTCCAACGTCTTGACTGTTTTCCAACTCTTCATTGCTTCCACCTCCTCTGGTAGggtttaaaacaaattaaagcatTAAATTAACAGAGGTATTCCACACGGAGAACAGATAAACTTTACCtttctttttgacaaaaaaaattaagaaatgaaagATGTCGAATGCAAATTCTTTCAATAtgaagttaaatttttatttcaagtagATCAAACGaaaaacagacaaaaaaaaaaatttgaaaatatatataaaaataaaagaataattcttGATCCTTGAACCTCTCTCTGAGTACATCTACCCATATATCCATTAATTTAAGCCCCAGTTTCACCCTTTTCTTGTGCGAAAAGATTCTTCTCTCCACACACATCttattcaaatatatttgaacacaaatataaataatcaagATGACAAAATAACAGGATGATATTTGTATATGTTATCCTTATGTGCCTTTTCGTCATccaagaaaaaactatatatgtaGCATTTTATTTACGGTGCTATGAAATTAACTTACAATAGAATATGGTTCCAAAGTTGGCTATGATCTGAAGCGTGTTCTCCCATCATTTCGCTTGATGAAGAAGGCTCAACGAGTTGGCGAGCGGACTCAACGGTCAGTCCAGAGTGATTAGAAGCATTAGTAAAGGATGTAGACATGGAAAGATCCTCTTCGCAAGTGGAGTTAGAACTAGGGTTTGACTGTTGCCATGGACTGGTATTAGTCCATGAAGAGAGTGATGCTGCATGGTGAAGATCCCACCAATTTGGTGGAGTGGAGGAAGAGATTACCACAGAGTCATCAGTGCATTCTTCGGCCATATTAATCTCTAAAGTAGCAAAAATGCTGTATTGGAATCCTccttttattcttctttctGTTGGTGGAGGTGTGAATTTAAGGAGGATAAATCACATCTCCATTGGTGGTGACGTACGTACGTACGTTTATAGGTTATATGCATCAATTATAGAGGAGACAATAAAATATGCAACCTGAGTTTCTCCCACTAAGTTTGTGGGCAATTATTATATTGAGGGCTGGACCAGGAAGAGTTTGGCTCAAGGTTGCTAATGTAGGGTTGTTGGACAAGTTTGGTTTAggctttattttcttattgGACAGTGTTGggagcctctctctctctctctctctctctctctccgcgTGAGATTTAACCAATTTTCGTATGGATAAGGAGCTTGACATTAGTATACTGGTCCATAATTAAGCAAAAGGAGAGGAACTACATGCTCgtctttcaaatatttatagaagGGAATAACGATTGATCTTCATAAACTTCCTCAGCTTTAATGGCTCCATTTTGATAATGGGTACTAATTAGAGCTAGAGAGAAAGAAATGGCCAGACGAAAGGAGCGAATACTTAACTTGAGCCTGGATTTTGGAGTGGAAATAATATGTAAAGCCCAGAAAATGAGGAAAGTGGTCTTctcttttgattttcatttgcTATCACCATGAAAGGCCTCGCGTGTTAGCTTTTTCCGACATATATGATATATATGATCGTTTGCTTCAATTTTGCAATATCGGTTAGTTTCTGTCCACTGCTTTTCTTCTTGATATATctctttaaataaattcttttctctttgttcttCGATCGCTTCATGACGCAATTAATATACGCAATGAGAACTATCTACTACATGAATTACAGCTATATATCGATAACTTTTTTCTCCATCACCAGGCAGGCTGTAAGAATTTCAAGCTCCAAGCATATTCTCCAAATATCAAGAATATTATACATTACTAATCCATGTTCTCCATTGATAACGGTAATCGGAGATTGTTAGTTCGCGCCTTAACATCTAATGTCCTGTCATATAAAGACCCTTGAATTGCCATCTATATACGTTGCTTGATTCATTAGCAGAACACACGGAGAAGATAAAACTAAACGAGATATCCGGCGTTAATCTGTCCAGGGATagagcaccaccaccaccaggaCTAGCTTTTTGGCATTAATTTCAAATCACAAACCCTGCCATTATAATAAATATGACTAAAAGTATATGTACCCTTTTGTTACTGCGGCTGGTTACCAGGGGATCGAATATGCGCAAAGCACTATAACTAGCTAGAAAGGATTTGCACTtgaatttttctctctctccataATGCAAAGCCATgtgcatttgtttttcttacacTATAGACTCCAAAAACAGGAATTAATGCAGGTGTTCTTCGGCACAGATTTTGCTTTGTGGTTCCGTGTGCTTGCACGTGCATGTGCGTGCACGTCTCTGCTTCTTTGCCCACTCCTGTTACTTCTATTCGTTCAATCATGTTTGAGATAAAATTGAGTTTACAGTGGCTAAACTCGCATTCTGTCTTCTATATATTCACCGAAATAAAAGCTAGCTATATACGACATGGAAATCCATGAAAAAACCTGAGGTCAATATTCCCATTAATTAATCTATATTATGCACGACACGAAGGAGAGAAAAAACGACAAGGCAATTCGAGATCAATATCGAGGGCAGTGATGATATTATTTAATGGATTGAGAGCATGTTTCGACGTTGCTTTATTCTTGACACTTTTTGAATATGGTCtcttcagttttttattttatttatcaggtTTCTTTACTCAACGAAATTTCTTAATATAGCTCCATCATGATtccatcagtttttttttagtattattaaatatggacatgtttcaaaaaaatatatgattttatgctctaaaattatgaaaaaataatgggcaaaaaaattgataaaaataataaaaataaaaatttaagattcctaataaatttgaaaaaaaaatattaaattgaaaaatagaaaaaggaaatacaaaaccctttacaaaaaaaaaaaaaaattcgggtattgtaaattttattttctcatgaaagggaaaataaaaatatgttaagtcacccttatttatttatttatttattctattttcaatttcaatttaacttcacactatgatttttatataaatggtcacttataatttttaaatttaagcttctgatttttcctgatttttttataaatgatgaatttttattatcatattatttatttttttgatatttttcattaaaaattatatatatatatatatatttaatgtattttcatttttatcttttttattttttaaaatatttaaaataacttatttctttttttctaaaggGTAGTTTTGTAtttccattttccttttttttatataatatttattttttaaaattttaattctaattttttttcatattaactatttttttataaaaataattatagttttgacattttttttgagaaaaaggtttctttgttcattttcaataaataatgaacaagtatttttatttttatttttattttgaaaaaaaaaactaaagatcagaaataaaaaatatattattttatcaccAAACTACTTAACTTTTTCCAAGATTGATGTGGgtgaaatttattattaaaatacgaATAACTGAGTAGGCTTTGCATGCGCCAGGCCAATGCACTCAAGCAACCTTGGCCAACCCATGCagctcaaaaacaaataataataataataataataataataataatgattagaGAAAAAttacataacttttttttatgtaaaatgcACTGTTTTGCATCACGAGTGGTAATTGTTCAATATAAATCGTGCCATGTTTTCTTAGagtttgcattttaaaaaaaaaaaaacgatgtgtcatttaaacaaaaaaaaaatatttatttatacaacGGGTAGGAGACcatttaattaaagttttagtGGTTCTTGAAGTTTTATAATTTCCTCTTAAATCAAAGTAGGGCTCCTTTTTCATATTTCCTAGAGGCCATTCAAAATTTGACAGGTgagtctttttattattattttttgttgggttttcattattatttttagtgtcGAACACACCCTGCAAATCATTGCGTCGAAACCTCTGTGCCAATGGCTTTatttgccttcttttttttcttgagttgTCATCATGCAATTGCAAAGTAGTGGCAGCAAgtcattatttatatttcttttaaagacAAGACTGGTAAATGTGGCCTGGCCACATATTGAAAATGGTCGCAAAATTGCCGTCTATAGATCAGTCAGTCGAACCTCCATGGCCTcttattaattaaatctaatcacttttactgaaaaaaattgtttttacttGGCGTGTGCAAAAACTTTGTGAACCATGGTCTAGTTGGTGGGTGGTTTTAGATTGTGGGACTCCATGTCACTCTACATCAAGCTCCACTTCAAATTTCTATACCTGAATTATTTTGCAACTTTTTTCGCCATTAATTGGCTACATAGGGAAGCATTTCTTCTTTAAACACCAATACATGTGGGTTCTCTAAcagt from Populus alba chromosome 8, ASM523922v2, whole genome shotgun sequence encodes the following:
- the LOC118054867 gene encoding uncharacterized protein → MAEECTDDSVVISSSTPPNWWDLHHAASLSSWTNTSPWQQSNPSSNSTCEEDLSMSTSFTNASNHSGLTVESARQLVEPSSSSEMMGEHASDHSQLWNHILLGGGSNEELENSQDVGENLLDALSSKTTSTMSSGIFGPACDYFKKMDNNWELTNPTSFNNFEKQLNGFSESLIGSGRLNKLVSHLRIAPPNPEVKRQSFDPLTGNTSLNPSVNNHYSNQHQTYSNSTPCLVGESRNSGFQSCYSRDPKVDNDHRGRPTAPFRRSFNSNGVGYNIGLNSSVVGDNSKYYYGMPDATSRSARNFADVLTFTNRLSKPLVDFQVPKPCFKSINLSDSRKQGIQTSSPIGKGHGTTNERKKRREETSETAVKKAKHESSTVSPVKMQASKVKLSERVTALQQIVSPFGRTDTASVLYEAIQYIKFLQGQVQLLINPYMKTTNSQNDPWVGLDRKDKGDAKLDLKSRGLCLVPVSSTPQIYHDNAGSDYWTPTYRGCLYR